From one Tsukamurella tyrosinosolvens genomic stretch:
- a CDS encoding type Z 30S ribosomal protein S14, with translation MAKKALVNKANKKPKFAVRAYTRCNKCGRPHSVFRKFGLCRVCLREMAHAGELPGVHKSSW, from the coding sequence ATGGCAAAGAAGGCGCTGGTCAACAAGGCCAACAAGAAGCCGAAGTTCGCCGTTCGCGCGTACACCCGTTGCAACAAGTGCGGCCGGCCGCACTCGGTGTTCCGCAAGTTCGGCCTCTGCCGTGTGTGCCTGCGCGAGATGGCGCACGCCGGCGAGCTCCCCGGTGTGCACAAGAGCAGCTGGTGA
- a CDS encoding cellulase family glycosylhydrolase, with the protein MMAARAAADPGSGAGAGGTVGPTTPGAAAPGAAPAGPAARWTPERAQQWRTQNPWMVGANYINANAGNQFEMFQAQTFDPNRMNLELGWARGLGMTTMRVFLQDQLWTADPTGLVQRLDQFLTIAHNNGIKIMFVLFDSCWDPNPKPGVQREPTPGVHNSTWVQSPGAAGLTNADTAGLQAYATGVVKAFANDPRVVAWDVWNEPENLADSYPLSPPDKVARVAKLLPQAFAWARAGNPTQPLTSGVWADTRPEIRAIQLEQSDVISFHSYDPPEKFRAMAADLAKLGRPMLLTEYMARPQGSTIETILPICKELNIDAYQWGFVAGRSQTYYPWDSWKQPYVGARQPQQWFHDLLWPDGRPYRDAEVATVRRLTTART; encoded by the coding sequence ATGATGGCTGCGCGGGCGGCGGCCGACCCGGGCTCGGGGGCGGGGGCGGGCGGCACCGTCGGGCCGACGACCCCGGGAGCGGCCGCACCGGGCGCGGCGCCGGCCGGGCCTGCCGCGCGGTGGACCCCCGAGCGCGCGCAGCAGTGGCGCACCCAGAACCCCTGGATGGTCGGCGCCAACTACATCAACGCCAACGCCGGGAACCAGTTCGAGATGTTCCAGGCGCAGACCTTCGACCCGAACCGGATGAACCTCGAGCTCGGCTGGGCCCGCGGCCTCGGCATGACCACCATGCGCGTCTTCCTGCAGGATCAGCTGTGGACCGCCGACCCCACCGGCCTCGTGCAGCGGCTCGACCAGTTCCTCACGATCGCCCACAACAACGGCATCAAGATCATGTTCGTGCTGTTCGACTCGTGCTGGGACCCGAACCCGAAGCCCGGCGTGCAGCGCGAACCCACGCCCGGCGTGCACAACTCGACATGGGTGCAGAGCCCCGGCGCCGCGGGCCTCACGAACGCCGACACCGCGGGCCTGCAGGCCTACGCGACCGGCGTGGTCAAGGCCTTCGCCAACGACCCCCGTGTGGTCGCGTGGGACGTGTGGAACGAGCCGGAGAACCTCGCGGACTCGTACCCGCTGAGCCCTCCCGACAAGGTCGCCCGCGTGGCGAAACTGCTGCCCCAGGCCTTCGCGTGGGCCCGCGCCGGTAACCCGACGCAACCGCTGACCTCCGGCGTCTGGGCCGACACCCGGCCGGAGATCCGCGCGATCCAGCTGGAACAGTCCGACGTCATCAGCTTCCACAGCTACGACCCGCCGGAGAAGTTCCGTGCGATGGCGGCCGACCTCGCCAAGCTGGGCCGCCCGATGCTCCTCACCGAGTACATGGCCCGGCCGCAGGGCAGCACGATCGAGACGATCCTGCCGATCTGCAAGGAGCTCAACATCGACGCCTACCAGTGGGGCTTCGTCGCCGGCCGCAGCCAGACCTACTACCCGTGGGACTCGTGGAAGCAGCCCTACGTCGGGGCGCGGCAACCGCAGCAGTGGTTCCACGACCTGCTCTGGCCCGACGGTCGCCCCTATAGGGACGCCGAGGTCGCGACGGTCCGCCGCCTCACCACCGCGCGCACCTGA
- a CDS encoding DoxX family protein: MSSVNDLVRDPRLYQAAAAGQAVDAAMCIQPIPYVAKCLDDVGWPDGGRWFFPVVKGASALGLAAAPRWPGLARLTAIMLTLYFCTAVGLHVRARDLRLNFAAASSLLLFYGALAATGPRVSSPAASS, translated from the coding sequence ATGTCCTCGGTGAACGATCTGGTCCGCGATCCCCGGCTCTATCAGGCGGCCGCCGCCGGGCAGGCGGTGGACGCCGCGATGTGCATCCAGCCCATCCCGTACGTCGCGAAGTGCCTCGACGACGTCGGCTGGCCCGACGGTGGCCGCTGGTTCTTCCCCGTGGTCAAGGGCGCCTCGGCGCTCGGGCTCGCGGCGGCCCCGCGGTGGCCGGGACTGGCCCGGCTCACCGCGATCATGCTGACGCTGTACTTCTGCACGGCCGTCGGGCTGCACGTCCGGGCCCGCGACCTGCGACTGAACTTCGCGGCGGCCTCGTCGCTGCTGCTCTTCTACGGCGCGCTCGCGGCGACGGGTCCCCGGGTCAGTTCACCCGCAGCGTCGTCGTGA
- the rplN gene encoding 50S ribosomal protein L14, whose product MIQQESRVRVADNTGAKEILCIRVLGGSSRRYAGIGDIIVATVKDAIPGGNVKRGEVVKAVIVRTAKERRRPDGSYIKFDENAAVIIKNDNDPRGTRIFGPVGRELRDKKFMKIVSLAPEVL is encoded by the coding sequence GTGATTCAGCAGGAATCGCGGGTGCGGGTCGCCGACAACACGGGTGCTAAGGAAATCCTCTGCATCCGCGTGCTCGGTGGCAGCTCGCGCCGCTACGCCGGCATCGGCGACATCATCGTCGCCACCGTCAAGGACGCCATCCCCGGCGGCAACGTCAAGCGCGGTGAGGTCGTCAAGGCCGTCATCGTGCGGACCGCCAAGGAGCGCCGCCGTCCGGACGGTTCGTACATCAAGTTCGACGAGAACGCCGCTGTCATCATCAAGAACGACAACGACCCTCGTGGTACCCGCATCTTCGGCCCGGTCGGCCGCGAGCTGCGCGACAAGAAGTTCATGAAGATCGTTTCGCTGGCTCCGGAGGTGCTCTGA
- a CDS encoding adenylate kinase → MRLVILGPPGAGKGTQAERLSEKYGIPHISTGDLFRANISEGTPLGVEAKKYMDAGELVPSSVTVDMVRSRLAEPDATNGFILDGFPRATDQADALGEILAEGGQKLDAVVSFEVPEDTVVERMLARGRADDTEEVIRNRLHVYENQTAPLLAYYGDFVTHIDAVGTVDEVLGRVTAQLDK, encoded by the coding sequence GTGAGACTCGTTATTCTCGGCCCTCCCGGCGCGGGCAAGGGCACGCAGGCCGAACGACTGTCGGAGAAGTACGGCATTCCGCACATCTCGACGGGCGACCTGTTCCGCGCCAACATCAGCGAGGGCACCCCGCTGGGCGTCGAGGCGAAGAAGTACATGGACGCGGGCGAGCTCGTCCCGTCGTCGGTCACCGTCGACATGGTGCGCTCCCGCCTGGCGGAGCCGGACGCGACGAACGGCTTCATCCTCGACGGCTTCCCGCGCGCGACGGACCAGGCCGATGCGCTCGGCGAGATCCTGGCCGAGGGCGGCCAGAAGCTCGACGCCGTCGTCTCCTTCGAGGTTCCCGAGGACACCGTCGTCGAGCGCATGCTCGCCCGCGGCCGCGCGGACGACACCGAAGAGGTCATCCGCAACCGCCTGCACGTGTACGAGAACCAGACCGCGCCGCTGCTCGCCTACTACGGCGACTTCGTCACGCACATCGACGCCGTCGGCACCGTCGACGAGGTGCTGGGCCGCGTGACCGCGCAGCTCGACAAGTGA
- the rpmD gene encoding 50S ribosomal protein L30: protein MAELKITQVRGLVGLKQNQRDSLRTLGLKGIRKSVVREDTPVNRGLIQVVSHLVEVEEV, encoded by the coding sequence ATGGCAGAGCTGAAGATCACCCAGGTGCGGGGCCTCGTCGGGCTCAAGCAGAACCAGCGCGACAGCCTGCGCACCCTGGGCCTCAAGGGCATCCGCAAGTCGGTCGTCCGTGAGGACACCCCCGTCAATCGCGGCCTGATCCAGGTCGTTTCGCATCTCGTGGAAGTGGAGGAGGTGTAA
- the rplR gene encoding 50S ribosomal protein L18, whose translation MATQTENKKRIPVGKDVSTRRRTSKARRHFRLRKKIEGTAVRPRLAVKRSSRHIHVQLIDDLKGHTLAAASTLEADVKAAGGDKSAQAKKVGELIAARAKAAGVEAVVFDRGGNKYHGRIAALADAAREGGLTF comes from the coding sequence ATGGCAACTCAGACTGAGAACAAGAAGCGCATCCCGGTGGGCAAGGACGTCTCGACTCGTCGTCGTACGTCGAAGGCCCGTCGTCACTTCCGCCTGCGCAAGAAGATCGAGGGCACCGCGGTCCGTCCGCGGCTCGCGGTCAAGCGTTCGAGCCGGCACATCCACGTCCAGCTGATCGACGACCTCAAGGGCCACACGCTGGCCGCGGCGTCGACGCTGGAGGCGGACGTCAAGGCCGCGGGCGGCGACAAGTCGGCCCAGGCCAAGAAGGTCGGCGAGCTCATCGCCGCCCGTGCCAAGGCTGCCGGTGTGGAGGCCGTCGTGTTCGACCGTGGTGGCAACAAGTACCACGGCCGGATCGCCGCGCTCGCGGACGCCGCTCGCGAAGGCGGGTTGACGTTCTGA
- the secY gene encoding preprotein translocase subunit SecY gives MLSALVPIFRTPELRRKILIVLGILVLYRLGATLPSPGVNFGTITECVDKATSGDSGQVYSLINMFSGGALLQLSVFAIGIMPYITASIIIQLLMVVIPRFETLRKEGQAGQAKITQYTRYLTVALALLQATAIVAMASRGNLLPDCPGILDDNGVFSLSVIVATMTAGAILVMWFGELITERGIGNGMSLLIFAGIASRLPADGQQILQSQGGLAFGLVCFAVFLILVAVVFVEQGQRRIPVQYAKRMVGRKMYGGSSTYLPLKVNTAGVIPVIFASSLLYLPQLVIQLVASDSTAGWVQWIQTNLVNPGSTWHIVIYFALIIFFTYFYVAITFNPEERADEMKKFGGFIPGIRPGKPTADYLNYVLQRITLPGSLYLGIIAILPNLFIELTGSGSNMSNLPFGGTMVLIIVVVALDTTKQVESQLMQRNYEGFLK, from the coding sequence GTGCTTTCGGCCCTAGTCCCGATCTTCCGGACCCCGGAGTTGCGGCGGAAGATCCTGATCGTCCTGGGCATCCTCGTGCTCTACCGGCTCGGCGCCACGCTGCCGTCGCCCGGTGTGAACTTCGGGACGATCACCGAGTGCGTCGACAAGGCCACGAGCGGCGACAGCGGCCAGGTGTACTCGCTGATCAACATGTTCTCCGGCGGCGCCCTGCTGCAGCTGTCGGTGTTCGCGATCGGCATCATGCCGTACATCACCGCGTCGATCATCATCCAGCTGCTGATGGTGGTCATCCCGCGCTTCGAGACCCTTCGTAAGGAGGGCCAGGCCGGCCAGGCGAAGATCACGCAGTACACCCGCTACCTCACGGTGGCGCTGGCGCTGCTGCAGGCCACCGCGATCGTCGCGATGGCCTCGCGCGGCAACCTGCTGCCCGACTGCCCCGGCATCCTCGACGACAACGGCGTCTTCTCGCTGTCGGTCATCGTCGCCACCATGACCGCCGGCGCGATCCTGGTGATGTGGTTCGGCGAGCTGATCACCGAGCGCGGCATCGGCAACGGCATGTCGCTGCTCATCTTCGCCGGCATCGCCTCGCGCCTGCCCGCCGATGGCCAGCAGATCCTGCAGAGCCAGGGCGGCCTCGCCTTCGGCCTCGTCTGCTTCGCGGTCTTCCTCATCCTCGTCGCCGTCGTCTTCGTCGAGCAGGGCCAGCGCCGCATCCCGGTGCAGTACGCCAAGCGCATGGTCGGCCGCAAGATGTACGGCGGCTCGTCGACCTACCTGCCGCTCAAGGTGAACACCGCCGGCGTCATCCCGGTCATCTTCGCCTCGTCGCTGCTGTACCTGCCGCAGCTGGTCATCCAGCTCGTCGCGAGCGATTCGACCGCCGGCTGGGTGCAGTGGATCCAGACCAACCTGGTGAACCCCGGCAGCACCTGGCACATCGTGATCTACTTCGCGCTGATCATCTTCTTCACCTACTTCTACGTCGCGATCACCTTCAACCCGGAGGAGCGCGCGGACGAGATGAAGAAGTTCGGCGGCTTCATCCCGGGCATCCGTCCCGGCAAGCCGACCGCCGACTACCTGAACTACGTCCTGCAGCGCATCACGCTGCCCGGTTCGCTGTACCTCGGCATCATCGCGATCCTCCCGAACCTCTTCATCGAACTGACCGGTAGCGGCTCGAACATGAGTAATCTGCCGTTCGGCGGCACGATGGTGCTCATCATCGTGGTCGTGGCGCTCGATACCACCAAGCAGGTCGAAAGCCAGTTGATGCAACGTAACTACGAAGGATTCCTCAAGTGA
- the rplX gene encoding 50S ribosomal protein L24, whose translation MKVHKGDTVIVISGPDKGAKGKVVESFPKADKVLVEGVNRIKKHTSTSATAQGGIEVREAPIHVSNVMVVDSDGNPTRVGYRTDEETGKRVRISRKNGKDI comes from the coding sequence ATGAAGGTGCACAAGGGCGACACCGTCATCGTGATCTCGGGCCCGGACAAGGGCGCGAAGGGCAAGGTCGTCGAGTCCTTCCCGAAGGCTGACAAGGTCCTCGTCGAGGGCGTCAACCGGATCAAGAAGCACACCAGCACGTCCGCCACCGCGCAGGGCGGGATCGAGGTCCGCGAGGCCCCGATCCACGTCTCCAACGTGATGGTCGTCGACTCGGACGGCAACCCCACCCGCGTGGGCTACCGGACCGACGAGGAGACCGGCAAGCGCGTGCGGATCTCCCGCAAGAACGGGAAGGACATCTGA
- the rplF gene encoding 50S ribosomal protein L6 yields MSRIGKHPVVVPAGVDVQIAGQDVTVKGPKGQLALTVSEPISVSKNDEGAVVVARPDDERRNKALHGLSRTLVANMVTGVTEGYTKKMEIYGVGYRVALKGKDLEFSLGFSHPVPIEAPEGITFAVESPTKFSVSGIDKQQVGQVSAVIRKLRRPDPYKGKGVRYEGEQIRRKVGKTGK; encoded by the coding sequence ATGTCGCGAATTGGTAAGCACCCCGTGGTCGTTCCCGCGGGCGTCGACGTGCAGATCGCCGGCCAGGACGTCACCGTCAAGGGCCCCAAGGGCCAGCTGGCGCTGACCGTCTCCGAGCCGATCTCGGTGTCGAAGAACGATGAGGGCGCCGTCGTGGTGGCCCGTCCCGACGACGAGCGGCGCAACAAGGCGCTGCACGGTCTGTCGCGGACCCTGGTCGCCAACATGGTGACGGGTGTGACCGAGGGTTACACCAAGAAGATGGAGATCTACGGCGTGGGTTACCGCGTGGCGCTCAAGGGCAAGGACCTCGAGTTCTCGCTCGGCTTCAGCCACCCGGTCCCGATCGAGGCGCCCGAGGGCATCACCTTCGCGGTCGAGAGCCCCACCAAGTTCTCCGTGTCCGGCATCGACAAGCAGCAGGTCGGCCAGGTCTCGGCGGTCATCCGCAAGCTCCGTCGTCCCGATCCCTACAAGGGCAAGGGCGTGCGGTACGAGGGTGAGCAGATCCGTCGCAAGGTCGGAAAGACGGGTAAGTAA
- the map gene encoding type I methionyl aminopeptidase, with product MSRFRRKKTVPFRSAGELDAMAAAGAVVGRALVAVRDAARVGVSTFELDEVAETVIREAGAVPSFKGYHGFPGSICSSVNEVVVHGIPDRSTVLALGDLVSIDCGAILDGWHGDSAWTFGVGELSAEDEDLSEATRLAMEAGIAAMLDGNRLTDVSHAIETATYAQAARLGRDLAIVDGYGGHGIGREMHMEPFLANEGDPGKGPQLVIGSTLAIEPMLTLGTPDTSVLEDDWTVVTDDGARAAHWEHTVAVTADGPRILTPRP from the coding sequence GTGAGTCGTTTCCGCCGCAAGAAGACCGTGCCCTTCCGCTCCGCGGGAGAGCTCGACGCGATGGCCGCCGCGGGCGCCGTCGTGGGCCGCGCGCTCGTCGCGGTCCGCGATGCCGCCCGCGTCGGCGTTTCCACCTTCGAACTCGACGAGGTCGCCGAGACGGTGATCCGCGAGGCCGGGGCCGTCCCGTCGTTCAAGGGCTACCACGGCTTCCCGGGCTCGATCTGCTCGTCGGTCAACGAGGTCGTCGTGCACGGCATCCCGGACCGCTCGACGGTGCTGGCGCTGGGCGACCTGGTCTCCATCGACTGCGGCGCGATCCTCGACGGCTGGCACGGCGACTCCGCGTGGACCTTCGGCGTGGGCGAGCTGTCCGCGGAGGACGAGGACCTCTCCGAGGCCACGCGCCTCGCGATGGAGGCCGGCATCGCCGCCATGCTCGACGGCAACCGCCTCACCGACGTCTCGCACGCCATCGAGACCGCCACCTACGCGCAGGCCGCCCGCCTGGGGCGCGACCTCGCGATCGTCGACGGCTACGGCGGCCACGGCATCGGCCGCGAGATGCACATGGAACCCTTCCTCGCCAACGAGGGCGACCCGGGCAAGGGCCCGCAGCTCGTCATCGGCTCCACCCTCGCGATCGAGCCGATGCTCACCCTGGGCACCCCCGACACGTCCGTCCTCGAGGACGATTGGACCGTCGTCACGGACGACGGTGCCCGCGCGGCGCACTGGGAGCACACCGTCGCCGTCACCGCCGACGGCCCCCGCATCCTCACCCCGCGTCCCTGA
- the rpsE gene encoding 30S ribosomal protein S5 translates to MPGRQRRDGGNNGPAGNNENSNDRRGGRGGRDRDQRGGRNEAEKSNYIEKVVTINRVSKVVKGGRRFSFTALVIVGDGQGMVGVGYGKAKEVPAAIQKGVEEARKNFFRVPMIGNTIVHPVQGEAAAGVVLLRPASPGTGVIAGGAVRPVLEAAGVHDVIAKSLGSDNAINVVHATVAALKELQRPEEVAARRGLPIEDVAPAGMLRARAGQGA, encoded by the coding sequence ATGCCCGGACGTCAGCGTCGTGACGGCGGAAACAACGGCCCCGCCGGAAACAACGAGAACTCGAACGACCGCCGCGGCGGTCGTGGTGGCCGCGACCGCGATCAGCGCGGTGGCCGCAACGAGGCCGAGAAGAGCAACTACATCGAGAAGGTTGTCACCATCAACCGCGTCTCGAAGGTCGTGAAGGGTGGTCGTCGCTTCAGCTTCACCGCCCTCGTGATCGTCGGCGACGGCCAGGGCATGGTCGGCGTCGGTTACGGCAAGGCCAAGGAAGTTCCTGCGGCCATCCAGAAGGGTGTCGAGGAGGCCCGGAAGAACTTCTTCCGCGTCCCCATGATCGGCAACACCATCGTGCACCCGGTCCAGGGTGAGGCCGCGGCCGGCGTCGTGCTGCTGCGTCCCGCCAGCCCGGGTACCGGTGTCATCGCCGGTGGCGCCGTGCGTCCCGTGCTCGAGGCGGCCGGCGTCCACGACGTCATCGCCAAGAGCCTCGGCTCGGACAACGCCATCAACGTGGTGCACGCGACCGTGGCCGCTCTCAAGGAGCTGCAGCGTCCGGAGGAGGTCGCGGCTCGTCGCGGCCTGCCCATCGAGGACGTGGCCCCGGCCGGCATGCTCCGCGCCCGTGCAGGTCAGGGAGCGTAA
- the rplE gene encoding 50S ribosomal protein L5: MTTSEKTQPRLKARYRAEIKDALNSEFDYANVMQIPGVVKVVVNMGVGDAARDAKLINGAVKDLELITGQKPEIRKARKSIAQFKLREGMPIGARVTLRGDRMWEFLDRLTSIALPRIRDFRGLNGNQFDGNGNYTFGLNEQSMFHEIDVDSIDRPRGMDITVVTTATNNEEGRALLKHLGFPFKEN; the protein is encoded by the coding sequence ATGACCACCTCTGAGAAGACCCAGCCGCGCCTCAAGGCGCGCTACCGCGCCGAGATCAAGGACGCGCTGAACAGCGAGTTCGACTACGCCAACGTGATGCAGATCCCGGGCGTCGTCAAGGTGGTCGTGAACATGGGCGTCGGCGACGCCGCCCGTGACGCCAAGCTCATCAACGGCGCCGTCAAGGACCTCGAGCTGATCACCGGCCAGAAGCCGGAGATCCGCAAGGCCCGCAAGTCCATCGCGCAGTTCAAGCTGCGCGAGGGCATGCCGATCGGCGCGCGCGTCACCCTCCGTGGCGACCGCATGTGGGAGTTCCTCGATCGCCTCACCTCGATCGCGCTGCCCCGTATCCGCGACTTCCGCGGCCTGAACGGCAACCAGTTCGATGGCAACGGCAACTACACGTTCGGCCTGAACGAGCAGTCGATGTTCCACGAGATCGACGTGGACTCCATCGACCGCCCGCGCGGTATGGACATCACCGTCGTCACCACTGCCACCAACAATGAGGAAGGCCGCGCGCTGCTCAAGCACCTCGGCTTCCCCTTCAAGGAGAACTGA
- the rplO gene encoding 50S ribosomal protein L15, with translation MAIKLHDLRPAKGAKTAKTRVGRGEGSKGKTAGRGTKGTKARKNVPVAFEGGQMPLHMRLPKLKGFKNRNRVEYQVVNVGDIARLFPQGGTIGIDELVAAGAVRKNRVVKVLGDGEISVKVDVTATKVTGAAKAKIEAAGGSTTELKPSAEA, from the coding sequence ATGGCTATCAAGCTGCACGATCTCCGTCCCGCCAAGGGCGCGAAGACGGCCAAGACCCGCGTGGGTCGCGGTGAGGGCTCGAAGGGTAAGACCGCCGGTCGCGGCACCAAGGGCACCAAGGCGCGCAAGAACGTCCCCGTGGCGTTCGAGGGCGGCCAGATGCCGCTGCACATGCGGCTGCCGAAGCTCAAGGGCTTCAAGAACCGCAACCGCGTCGAGTACCAGGTGGTGAACGTGGGCGACATCGCTCGCCTGTTCCCGCAGGGCGGCACCATCGGCATCGACGAGCTCGTCGCCGCCGGTGCGGTTCGCAAGAACCGTGTCGTCAAGGTGCTGGGCGACGGCGAGATCAGCGTCAAGGTGGACGTGACGGCGACCAAGGTCACCGGCGCCGCCAAGGCGAAGATCGAGGCCGCCGGTGGTTCGACCACCGAGCTGAAGCCCTCGGCCGAGGCCTAG
- the rpsH gene encoding 30S ribosomal protein S8, protein MTMTDPIADFLTRLRNANSAYHDEVTLPHSKIKANIAEILKAEGYITDFRTEDAEVGKSLVVSLKYGPSRERSIAGLRRVSKPGLRVYAKSTNLPKVLGGLGVAIISTSSGLLTDRQAAKQGVGGEVLAYVW, encoded by the coding sequence ATGACCATGACTGATCCGATCGCAGACTTCTTGACCCGTCTGCGCAACGCCAACTCGGCGTACCACGACGAGGTGACGCTCCCGCACTCGAAGATCAAGGCGAACATCGCCGAGATCCTCAAGGCCGAGGGCTACATCACCGACTTCCGTACCGAGGACGCCGAGGTGGGCAAGAGCCTCGTCGTGTCGCTGAAGTACGGCCCCAGCCGTGAGCGTTCGATCGCCGGCCTGCGCCGCGTGTCGAAGCCCGGTCTGCGCGTGTACGCGAAGTCCACCAACCTGCCGAAGGTCCTGGGCGGCCTGGGCGTGGCGATCATCTCCACGTCCTCGGGCCTCCTCACGGATCGCCAGGCAGCCAAGCAGGGCGTGGGCGGCGAAGTCCTCGCTTACGTCTGGTAA
- a CDS encoding phosphatase PAP2 family protein produces the protein MLVRADFALPRGPRGEHTRSGFRNSPWMWAVLAVVVFVAAIQAAATAYGLAGPIEGLAKDFVGRPVTGEVKIAALALALMCMPARLRLPFTGVVVGTEILFNAERLAAGSPLHFGNGVMWALVALAAYAGLRLTGRERVAAYKAAGVAGILIVANACSAVWLGLTMEALPYVADHFVEVADRALGSPSWVMGRFVHEHGWYLWLITKVYTYLPVGAAVVAFFQLRRSSTEGFPRHHIVKSFILIGAIGPIVYFLFPVVGPAYAFGNEVVGAGWMNVWPHVVPTSLEPVSAYFSQAAPRNCMPSLHTAWATAILLHSLRGPRLLKLFGVFWWVCTISATLGLGAHYGVDLIAGLVFALTLEAALVRPEDGWHPRRIATVVGGALAFAAILLAIRYLSVPMAQSGYLAAVALLGTAGTMVVAYARIARPPSPDGAVVPRPVGEQALAA, from the coding sequence ATGTTGGTGCGTGCAGACTTCGCGCTCCCGCGAGGTCCGCGCGGTGAGCACACCCGCAGCGGGTTCCGGAACAGCCCGTGGATGTGGGCGGTCCTGGCCGTCGTCGTCTTCGTCGCCGCGATCCAGGCGGCTGCGACGGCCTACGGCCTGGCCGGGCCGATCGAGGGCCTGGCGAAGGACTTCGTCGGCCGCCCCGTCACCGGCGAGGTCAAGATCGCGGCCCTCGCGCTCGCCCTGATGTGCATGCCCGCCCGGCTGCGGCTGCCGTTCACCGGCGTCGTCGTCGGCACCGAGATCCTGTTCAACGCCGAGCGGCTCGCCGCCGGCTCACCCCTGCACTTCGGCAACGGCGTCATGTGGGCGCTCGTCGCCCTCGCCGCCTACGCGGGCCTGCGGCTCACCGGCCGCGAGCGGGTCGCCGCGTACAAGGCCGCCGGCGTCGCCGGGATCCTCATCGTCGCCAACGCCTGCTCGGCCGTGTGGCTGGGGCTCACGATGGAGGCGCTGCCGTACGTCGCCGACCACTTCGTGGAGGTCGCGGACCGCGCGCTCGGCAGCCCGTCGTGGGTGATGGGCCGGTTCGTGCACGAGCACGGCTGGTACCTGTGGCTGATCACCAAGGTGTACACGTACCTGCCGGTGGGCGCGGCCGTCGTGGCGTTCTTCCAGCTGCGCCGCAGCTCCACCGAGGGCTTCCCGCGGCACCACATCGTCAAGTCGTTCATCCTGATCGGCGCGATCGGCCCCATCGTCTACTTCCTGTTCCCCGTCGTGGGGCCGGCGTACGCCTTCGGCAACGAGGTCGTGGGTGCCGGGTGGATGAACGTGTGGCCGCACGTCGTGCCCACGTCGCTCGAGCCCGTCTCCGCGTACTTCAGCCAGGCGGCGCCCCGCAACTGCATGCCCAGCCTGCACACCGCCTGGGCGACGGCGATCTTGCTGCATTCGCTGCGCGGCCCGCGGCTGCTCAAGCTGTTCGGCGTCTTCTGGTGGGTGTGCACGATCTCCGCGACGCTGGGCCTCGGCGCGCACTACGGCGTCGACCTCATCGCCGGCCTCGTCTTCGCGCTGACCCTCGAGGCGGCGCTGGTCCGCCCCGAGGACGGCTGGCACCCCCGTCGCATCGCGACCGTCGTGGGCGGGGCCCTCGCATTCGCCGCGATCCTGCTGGCGATCCGCTACCTCAGCGTGCCCATGGCGCAGAGCGGCTACCTCGCCGCCGTCGCTCTCCTCGGCACCGCCGGCACCATGGTCGTCGCCTACGCGCGGATCGCCCGCCCCCCGTCGCCCGACGGTGCCGTCGTGCCCCGTCCGGTGGGGGAGCAGGCGCTCGCGGCCTGA
- a CDS encoding OsmC family protein — MTASATGTLAAIIDATDQAVTRNTANAHVVFAATAVPQGTVGSVTTARQHTLVVDEPPTLGGDDTAINPVEAYLGALLSCQVVTYRFYADKLGITIDELKLSAEGDLDVRGFFGLDETVRPGFTAVRVTVDITGPDSAERYRELTDTVDAHCPVLDLTQNPTPVTTTLRVN; from the coding sequence ATGACCGCATCCGCCACCGGAACCCTCGCCGCCATCATCGACGCGACCGACCAGGCCGTCACCCGCAACACCGCCAACGCGCACGTCGTCTTCGCGGCGACGGCCGTCCCGCAGGGCACGGTCGGAAGCGTCACCACCGCGCGCCAGCACACCCTCGTCGTCGACGAGCCGCCGACGCTCGGCGGCGACGACACCGCGATCAACCCCGTCGAGGCGTACCTCGGCGCGCTCCTGTCCTGCCAGGTCGTGACCTACCGCTTCTACGCCGACAAGCTCGGCATCACGATCGACGAGCTCAAGCTCAGTGCCGAGGGCGACCTCGACGTGCGCGGCTTCTTCGGCCTCGACGAGACCGTCCGGCCGGGCTTCACCGCCGTGCGGGTCACCGTCGACATCACGGGCCCGGACTCCGCGGAGCGCTACCGCGAGCTGACGGACACCGTCGACGCGCACTGCCCGGTCCTGGACCTCACCCAGAACCCGACGCCGGTCACGACGACGCTGCGGGTGAACTGA